A segment of the Bacillota bacterium genome:
CGCCATGCCCGCCGCTGGACACTGCACTTACCCCGATGGTGGCCGTTCAAGAGACTATGGAGACAAGCCGTCCAAGTGTAGCCTGTATCCACGTCTTCAAAAACAAAGACTCTGCTAGAAAGGAAAATGGTAAGAGTGTCCAGTTCTACCTATTGCCTGCCATAATATGCCACTACTACTAGTTTATGTCAACAGATTTACTGCTGAACCTGCCAAAACTCTCTCTTGATAAACCCACCGGGAGAAAAACGGCTTGGTTTTACAAAAAATGCACTGTAGTAACCGACCCTTGCGAGATCCGGGATTAACGGTCTATATCATAGCATGACTTCCTATGGTTCCAGTGTCCACCTGCGAACAAACACCGTGATACACAAATCTAGGGCATTTGAAGGAGGCAAAATCACCGTGAAGCGAGCTTCTGTTTTATTCGTTCTACTTCTTTTCTGCTTACTGAGCATCTTGGCTAGTGCCGCGGAACCGCGCGTGGTTCTGCTGGAAGATTTCGAGAATGCCCGCGTCGGTACTGGCACGTTGGTTTACGGTCACATGGACCAATGGGAGGTTGTTCCCTACCCAGAAGGCCCGGATAATCACTGCTTGCGGGTTACTAAGACCCATAGCACCATCGGACTTGCCCTTGAGTATCCAGTGGAGGTGCGCCCAGGTAGACAGATCGTACTTACGCTAAAGTACTGCGCCACCGGTCGGTTTGAGAACCGTTATGTGGTGGGCAATATCTGGTTCATGAACGATAAATACGGCTATGGAGTGACCCATAACCTGCTCAACCCCGGTGCCGGTGGAGTCTATTTCGTCAGCATCAACGGCGCATGGCATCAACACAGTAAACTCTCCGACCAGGTGATCACCCCAGGACGGGATTGGGGACAATGGGGTACGGTGAAACTGGTCTGGGAATATGATCAGCTCTCGGTGTACGTGGACGGGCATCTTTGTGATACCATTACCGACGCCACATATGCGGACCAGATCATCGACCGGATCACCCTTTGGAACTGGTGGCGGGCCGAGGATGATGTGGAAGCCGTCTACTACGACGACATCCGGGTAGAAGTCATCGACTAGGGATTTCCCCAGGCCCAGCTTGACCGCAGGAGAGATTCTTGAGTTTGCTAGGTTAGGGGCTGAGGGTTTTTCACACTCACCAGGACCTGTTGGGCATTCCCAGCGTGAACATCCAAGAGTGCCGATGAACCCGAATTATCCCCGTTGATTGAACAACGATCTACTCAACCCCAGTTGATGCAGCTACAGTCAGAACTCCGAGGAAGCCAATTCCCCCGGACGGAACTGCTCCCAGTGGGGGACGGTGAAACTGGCTTAGGTGGACGATGAGTAGTGCAGCAGTGTCGCGGTGGATAGTGATTTGGAGGAAGTCATCGATCGGGTAACACTGTGGTGTTGATGGCGCGAGGAAGACGATGTGGAAACGGCGTACTTCGACGGTGTGCCAGTTGAGGTCGACCACCGGATCTAGTCCTCCGGAAAGGAGCAGATGATATGACCCACAAAAGACTAAGATTCTTCGCACTTCTAGTCACCCTAGGAATTGCCTTGGCTTTGGGTCTACTGGCCCAGACCTTTGCCCAAGAAAAGATCGTGATCCTAGTTCGAGACGGTCAACATGACATCAACCTGGATATGGTGAAGAATTTCGAAGAAATCTACGGGATCCAGGTAGAACTGGTACGGGCCCACTGGAACGAGATGGATTCCACGTTGTTTATCCGGATTGCATCGAACTTGCCGGTGGACTTAATCTTTGAAATGTCGGTGTATGAATGGGCAGCCTATGCCAACAAGGGTCTTTTCCAGGATCTTACGCCTTTCCTGGAGAAGGACGGCTTTGCCACCGATGGCCTGTTGCCCCTATGGGATAGCATGCGAGTCAATGATGGTCTTTACGGCGTTGCCTTTAACACCACATTGGGTAGCGCCGTCCTGTACAACGCCACCCTCTTCCGGGAGGCAGGATTGCCCTTCCCGCCTCTGGACTGGGATGATCCCAGCTGGAATTGGGACACCTTCATCGACTATGGCCGGAAGCTTACAGTAAGAAATGCCGACGGGTATTACACCCAGTTCGGCATCCATTCGGTGGACTACGAGTCCGCGGTGATGAACTATCCTGGAGCCAGCTTTTTCACCCATGAACCCTACTCAGAAAAGATCACTATCACCTTCGACACACCAGCCAATCGGGAACTTTTCGATCAGCTGACCGGACTGCGCCGTGATTTGCAGATCAGTCCCAGTCTCTTTGTTAATCATACGGGACCACGGAGCCTCGCTTGGGAGCCTTGGCGGGATGCGGGACAGGTGGGGATGACCGTGGGACCAGCCAACCTGCAGTTGTTTTCCAATCCCTACGACTGGGGCATGGCCCCCTTCCCCTTGATGGGCGATGAGCGTAAACCCGGCATCGCCTGGGTTAACTGGGTAGCCATACTCTCGGAGCCCATCGCGCAGAACCAGGAAGGGGCCTGGCTGTTCATCAAGTTCATGATGCAAGAGGGCCAAGAAGTACGACCGGGCTTTCCTGGGGTGCATTTCTCCGGATGGATGGACCACTTGGAAGAGATCGTAGATAGTGGTCTTTATCATCATACCCGACAGGAGCTAGAGCACTTTGTCTCCCGCTGCCTCAACGAATTCACCATCCCCTCTCCGCGATATTATGTGCCCGGCTACGGTGATGCCATGCTGTATTTCGAGCAGGTGCGAGATCGCATCGCCGCCGGGGAACTCCCGGTGGCTGAAGGCTTACAGTTGGTGGAGGCGGAGATGAATCGAATTGTTGCCGATTACATCGATAGTCTCTGACATCTATGCCGACTCACCCGGGGTGGCGGTTTTTTGGCCGCCACCCCTGTCAAGAAAGTAGACAGAAAGGAAACGACCATGAGAAATGGTGCAAATCACTGCGATACTAATATACATGGCATTCGTCGCGTTGGGGAGGGCAACCCTTGCCGTT
Coding sequences within it:
- a CDS encoding extracellular solute-binding protein, which produces MTHKRLRFFALLVTLGIALALGLLAQTFAQEKIVILVRDGQHDINLDMVKNFEEIYGIQVELVRAHWNEMDSTLFIRIASNLPVDLIFEMSVYEWAAYANKGLFQDLTPFLEKDGFATDGLLPLWDSMRVNDGLYGVAFNTTLGSAVLYNATLFREAGLPFPPLDWDDPSWNWDTFIDYGRKLTVRNADGYYTQFGIHSVDYESAVMNYPGASFFTHEPYSEKITITFDTPANRELFDQLTGLRRDLQISPSLFVNHTGPRSLAWEPWRDAGQVGMTVGPANLQLFSNPYDWGMAPFPLMGDERKPGIAWVNWVAILSEPIAQNQEGAWLFIKFMMQEGQEVRPGFPGVHFSGWMDHLEEIVDSGLYHHTRQELEHFVSRCLNEFTIPSPRYYVPGYGDAMLYFEQVRDRIAAGELPVAEGLQLVEAEMNRIVADYIDSL